In Phaeobacter piscinae, one genomic interval encodes:
- a CDS encoding acyl-CoA dehydrogenase family protein: protein MQFGLSEEQSMIVDTTRAFVTKELYPHELEVERSGHLPMELVREIQAKAIEAGLYAANMPEEVGGAGLDTLTWLLYEKELGRANYALHWTCVARPSNILLAGTEEQKERYLYPCIRGEKWDCLAMTEPGAGSDLRGMTATAHRDGDDFILNGTKHFISHADIADFAIVFMATGEEDTPRGPKKKITAFFVDKGTPGFTIRDGYRNVSHRGYTNAVLEFDDCRLPKSAVLGEVDKGFDVANTWLGATRLQVAATCIGRAERALDHAISYAAERRQFGQQIGKFQGVSFKLADMATELKAANLLTWEAAWKFDQGSVTEADMSMAKLKATEMLAMVADEAIQIHGGMGLMDELPLERIWRDARVERIWEGTSEIQRHIISRELLRARGG, encoded by the coding sequence ATGCAATTTGGCCTGTCCGAAGAACAGTCGATGATCGTGGACACCACACGCGCCTTTGTCACCAAGGAGCTTTATCCGCATGAACTGGAGGTGGAGCGCAGTGGCCATTTGCCAATGGAGCTGGTGCGCGAGATCCAAGCCAAGGCGATTGAAGCCGGATTATATGCCGCCAATATGCCTGAGGAGGTCGGCGGTGCAGGCCTCGATACGCTGACATGGCTGCTCTATGAAAAGGAGCTAGGCCGCGCCAATTATGCCCTGCATTGGACCTGCGTTGCGCGCCCGTCGAACATCCTTCTGGCGGGCACCGAGGAGCAGAAAGAGAGATATCTCTACCCCTGCATCCGAGGCGAAAAATGGGACTGTCTGGCGATGACAGAACCAGGTGCCGGTTCCGATCTGCGCGGCATGACCGCCACCGCCCATCGCGATGGCGATGACTTCATTCTGAACGGCACCAAGCATTTCATCAGCCACGCGGATATCGCCGATTTCGCCATCGTGTTTATGGCCACCGGTGAGGAGGACACCCCGCGCGGGCCCAAGAAGAAAATCACTGCCTTCTTCGTTGATAAAGGCACGCCAGGTTTCACCATCCGCGATGGCTACCGCAATGTGAGCCACCGAGGCTACACCAATGCGGTGCTGGAATTCGACGATTGCCGCCTGCCCAAATCTGCGGTTCTGGGTGAGGTCGACAAAGGTTTTGATGTGGCCAACACTTGGCTGGGCGCCACCCGGCTGCAGGTGGCCGCGACCTGTATCGGACGGGCAGAACGCGCGCTGGATCATGCGATCTCCTATGCCGCTGAACGTCGCCAGTTCGGCCAGCAGATCGGTAAATTCCAGGGCGTTTCTTTCAAACTGGCAGATATGGCAACGGAGCTGAAGGCCGCGAACCTTCTGACTTGGGAGGCCGCCTGGAAGTTTGATCAGGGCAGTGTGACCGAAGCCGATATGTCGATGGCCAAACTCAAGGCCACGGAGATGCTCGCCATGGTGGCGGATGAGGCGATCCAGATCCATGGCGGTATGGGGCTGATGGATGAGCTGCCACTGGAACGCATCTGGCGCGACGCGCGGGTGGAACGGATCTGGGAAGGGACCAGTGAAATCCAACGCCATATCATCAGCCGCGAGTTGCTGCGTGCGAGGGGAGGGTGA
- a CDS encoding GlxA family transcriptional regulator — MPNWKKPHAAPQQIDLLLFDQFSGHCLANTVEPLRAANSFAGRQVYSWRFVTVDGGTAMSSARMEVTAQMPLRKAEGDMLIAMPSYGYMRHATETTARGLRAAEQRYDVLAGFDTGAWLLAAAGLLDGYRATIHSSELEAFADMFPAVQAETHRFLWDRDRLTCSGAMAAFDGVLYMIAQQHGQALRLDVAALFLSESQTGSSRSAPVRSTSVARAIRAMEANLETPLPLEDVARHAGRSLRDLARRTRGELGTTPQALYRHLRLKQAKRLVLETDFSVAEIALRCGYEDPSALTRAFRSAFATTPRALRAARR, encoded by the coding sequence ATGCCAAATTGGAAGAAACCTCACGCCGCACCGCAGCAGATCGACCTGCTGCTGTTTGATCAGTTCTCCGGCCACTGCCTCGCCAATACGGTTGAGCCGCTGCGTGCGGCGAACAGCTTTGCCGGGCGGCAGGTGTATTCCTGGCGGTTTGTTACGGTGGACGGCGGCACCGCGATGTCGTCTGCCCGCATGGAGGTCACCGCGCAGATGCCGCTGCGCAAGGCCGAGGGTGATATGCTGATTGCGATGCCCAGCTATGGCTATATGCGCCACGCAACTGAGACCACCGCGCGGGGGTTGCGGGCGGCAGAGCAACGCTATGACGTTCTGGCAGGGTTTGACACGGGCGCCTGGCTGCTGGCGGCGGCCGGGCTGCTGGATGGCTATCGCGCCACCATTCACAGCTCGGAACTGGAGGCTTTTGCCGACATGTTTCCGGCGGTTCAGGCGGAGACACATCGGTTTCTTTGGGATCGTGACCGGCTGACCTGCTCCGGCGCCATGGCGGCCTTTGACGGGGTCCTCTACATGATTGCACAGCAGCACGGGCAAGCGTTGCGGCTGGATGTGGCAGCCCTGTTTCTAAGCGAAAGCCAAACCGGGAGCAGCCGGTCAGCCCCTGTGCGCAGCACCTCCGTGGCCCGGGCCATCCGGGCGATGGAGGCCAATCTGGAAACGCCACTGCCGCTGGAGGACGTGGCACGTCATGCAGGGCGCAGCCTGCGGGATCTGGCGCGCCGTACGCGGGGCGAGTTGGGCACGACACCGCAGGCGCTTTATCGGCATTTACGGCTAAAACAGGCGAAACGCCTTGTCTTAGAGACTGATTTCAGTGTCGCCGAGATTGCGTTACGTTGCGGATATGAGGATCCCAGCGCGTTGACCCGCGCCTTTCGCAGCGCCTTTGCGACCACGCCGCGCGCCCTGCGCGCCGCCCGAAGATAG
- the ade gene encoding adenine deaminase: MTDIAFPSWPDVAPQLIEVAAGRRPADTVIRKGIWVNVHTREQLPDHDIAIVAGRIAYVGPDASYCTGPDTEVIEADGRYMIPGLCDAHMHIESGMLTPAEFARAVIPHGTTSMFTDPHEIANVLGLEGVRLMHDEALLQPVNIFTQMPSCAPSAPGLETTGYEISPEDVAEAMSWPGIIGLGEMMNFPGVAAGDPKMLAEIAATQRAGKTVGGHYASPDLGPDFAAYVAGGPADDHEGTCEADAIARMRQGMRAMVRLGSAWYDVEAQITAITEKGLDPRNFILCTDDCHSGTLVNDGHMNRVVRHAIDCGCDPLIAIQMATINTATHFGLERDIGSLTPGRRADVILTSDLKTLPIEVVMARGQIVAKDGQITVDCPHLDWPDSARGTVHLGHELSAADFEISAPDGANAVTANVIGVVENQAPTKALQAELPVVDGLVEGNQEVCQIALVERHRATGGVTNAFVSGFGYNGRMAMASTVAHDSHHMIVVGTDRDQMALAANRLAEVGGGISIFRDGAELALVELPIAGLMSDSPATEVAAKAQKMMEAMETCGCSLNNAYMQHSLLALVVIPELRISDLGLVDVRSFEQIPVIVSAQPA; this comes from the coding sequence ATGACAGATATCGCATTCCCAAGCTGGCCCGACGTTGCCCCCCAATTGATCGAAGTCGCGGCAGGTCGCCGCCCTGCGGATACGGTGATCCGCAAGGGGATCTGGGTCAATGTTCACACCCGCGAACAACTGCCCGATCATGACATCGCCATCGTTGCAGGGCGCATCGCCTATGTCGGTCCCGACGCGAGCTATTGCACCGGTCCTGACACCGAGGTGATTGAAGCCGATGGGCGCTATATGATCCCCGGCCTCTGCGATGCGCATATGCATATTGAATCCGGGATGCTGACCCCCGCAGAATTCGCCCGTGCAGTGATCCCGCACGGCACGACATCAATGTTCACCGACCCGCATGAGATCGCCAATGTGTTGGGGTTGGAAGGTGTGCGTCTGATGCATGACGAGGCGCTGTTACAGCCGGTCAATATCTTCACCCAGATGCCCAGCTGCGCGCCCTCCGCGCCGGGGTTGGAGACCACCGGCTATGAAATTTCACCCGAGGATGTTGCCGAGGCGATGAGCTGGCCGGGGATTATCGGGCTGGGTGAAATGATGAATTTCCCCGGCGTGGCGGCGGGGGATCCGAAGATGCTGGCGGAGATCGCGGCGACACAACGCGCGGGCAAAACCGTGGGCGGGCATTACGCCTCCCCTGATCTGGGGCCGGATTTCGCAGCCTATGTGGCGGGCGGTCCGGCAGATGACCACGAGGGCACCTGCGAGGCGGATGCCATCGCCCGGATGCGGCAGGGGATGCGCGCGATGGTGCGGCTGGGATCGGCCTGGTACGACGTTGAGGCGCAGATCACCGCAATCACCGAGAAGGGGCTGGATCCGCGCAACTTCATCCTGTGTACCGACGACTGCCATTCCGGCACATTGGTCAATGATGGCCATATGAACCGGGTGGTGCGCCACGCCATTGACTGTGGCTGTGATCCGTTGATTGCGATCCAGATGGCGACGATCAACACCGCGACACATTTCGGGCTGGAGCGGGATATCGGTTCCCTCACACCGGGGCGGCGCGCCGATGTGATCCTGACATCCGACCTCAAAACCCTGCCGATTGAGGTGGTGATGGCCCGTGGTCAGATTGTTGCCAAGGATGGTCAGATCACCGTGGATTGCCCGCATCTGGACTGGCCCGACAGCGCGCGGGGCACGGTGCATCTGGGGCATGAATTGAGTGCGGCGGATTTCGAAATCAGCGCGCCGGACGGCGCCAATGCCGTGACTGCGAATGTGATCGGTGTCGTGGAGAACCAGGCCCCCACCAAGGCGCTACAGGCAGAGCTGCCGGTGGTCGACGGGCTGGTTGAGGGCAACCAGGAGGTCTGCCAGATCGCATTGGTGGAACGGCACCGTGCGACGGGCGGTGTAACCAACGCCTTTGTCTCTGGTTTTGGGTACAATGGACGGATGGCGATGGCCTCCACCGTGGCGCATGACAGCCATCATATGATTGTCGTCGGCACAGACCGCGACCAGATGGCGCTGGCCGCCAATCGTCTGGCCGAGGTCGGCGGCGGCATCTCCATTTTCCGCGATGGCGCCGAACTGGCATTGGTGGAGCTGCCCATTGCCGGGCTGATGTCCGACAGCCCCGCCACCGAAGTTGCTGCAAAGGCGCAGAAGATGATGGAGGCAATGGAGACCTGCGGCTGCAGCCTCAACAACGCCTATATGCAGCATTCGCTGCTGGCGCTGGTGGTGATCCCCGAGTTGCGGATTTCCGATCTGGGGCTGGTGGATGTGCGCAGTTTTGAACAGATCCCGGTGATCGTGAGTGCCCAACCCGCCTGA
- a CDS encoding AMP nucleosidase: MTTVKTPQLPAAEEFTDAAAAVARLELLYREATQFLCAEFSRILSDGPAVGSTGTTHRIRAFYPEIRFTTSSFAQVDSRLSYGHVSAPGTYATTVTRPDLFRHYLTQQIGLLIRNHGQPVTIAVSDTPIPVHFAVAADPSLTVPQEGAAGFTLRDVFDVPDLATTNDDIVNGTYKSTDDTGPLALFTAQRVDYSLARLAHYTATDASHFQNHVLFTNYQFYVAEFEAYARAQLADPASGYSSFVSTGDHEITEAEAEIPAIAKLPQMPTYHLKREDGSGITLVNIGVGPSNAKTATDHIAVLRPHAWLMVGHCAGLRNTQTLGDFVLGHGYLREDHVLDDDLPIWTPIPALAEIQVALEDAVAEVTELEGYDLKRIMRTGTVATIDNRNWELRDQSGPVQRLSQSRAIALDMESATIAANGYRFRVPYGTLLCVSDKPLHGELKLPGMASEFYHTQVARHLQIGIKAMEQLRGMPLERLHSRKLRSFDETAFL; this comes from the coding sequence ATGACAACAGTTAAAACCCCTCAACTCCCGGCGGCGGAAGAGTTCACGGATGCGGCGGCAGCTGTCGCCCGACTGGAGCTTCTGTACCGCGAGGCGACACAGTTTCTCTGCGCTGAATTCTCGCGGATTTTGAGCGATGGCCCAGCGGTCGGCAGCACCGGCACCACCCATCGTATTCGTGCGTTCTACCCCGAGATCCGCTTTACCACATCGTCCTTTGCGCAGGTGGACAGCCGGTTGAGTTACGGCCATGTCTCAGCCCCCGGCACCTATGCCACCACGGTGACCCGCCCCGACCTGTTCCGCCATTATCTGACCCAGCAGATCGGCCTGTTGATCCGCAATCACGGCCAGCCAGTGACCATCGCGGTTTCTGACACGCCGATCCCGGTGCATTTTGCGGTGGCGGCAGATCCCAGCCTGACCGTTCCGCAGGAAGGTGCGGCCGGGTTCACGTTGCGCGATGTCTTTGATGTGCCGGATCTGGCGACGACCAATGATGACATTGTGAACGGCACCTATAAATCAACCGATGACACCGGGCCGTTGGCGTTGTTCACGGCACAGCGCGTGGATTATTCGCTGGCCCGCCTTGCCCATTACACCGCGACCGATGCCAGCCATTTCCAGAACCACGTTCTGTTCACCAACTACCAGTTTTATGTGGCCGAATTCGAAGCCTACGCCCGTGCGCAACTGGCGGATCCCGCATCGGGCTACAGCAGCTTTGTCAGCACCGGCGATCATGAGATCACCGAGGCCGAGGCGGAGATCCCTGCGATTGCAAAACTACCACAAATGCCGACCTATCACCTGAAACGGGAAGACGGCAGTGGCATCACGCTGGTCAATATTGGCGTTGGCCCGTCCAACGCCAAGACCGCCACCGATCATATCGCGGTTCTGCGACCCCACGCCTGGCTGATGGTTGGCCACTGTGCCGGGCTGCGCAACACCCAGACGCTGGGCGATTTCGTGCTGGGCCATGGCTATCTACGCGAAGATCACGTGCTGGATGACGACCTGCCGATCTGGACGCCAATTCCGGCGCTGGCGGAGATTCAGGTCGCTCTTGAGGATGCGGTGGCAGAGGTGACAGAGCTGGAGGGCTACGACCTGAAACGGATCATGCGGACAGGCACCGTCGCGACCATCGACAACCGCAACTGGGAGCTGCGCGACCAGTCCGGTCCGGTGCAGCGCCTGTCTCAATCCCGCGCGATTGCGCTGGATATGGAGAGCGCCACCATCGCCGCCAACGGCTATCGCTTCCGGGTGCCTTATGGCACGCTGCTGTGTGTCTCCGACAAACCGCTGCATGGCGAGCTGAAGTTGCCCGGTATGGCGTCTGAGTTCTATCACACCCAGGTTGCGCGGCATTTGCAGATCGGGATAAAGGCGATGGAGCAGCTGCGCGGCATGCCTCTGGAACGATTGCACAGCCGAAAACTGCGATCCTTTGACGAAACTGCCTTTCTTTGA
- a CDS encoding HU family DNA-binding protein, translated as MSKPMTKTQLVAALAEEMDSDKKAAGAALDAVCALITREVSGGGAVTLPGVGKIYCRERPEREVRNPATGEKFTKEADKVVKMTIAKALKDSVNG; from the coding sequence ATGTCCAAACCGATGACCAAGACCCAGCTTGTTGCCGCACTGGCTGAAGAGATGGACAGCGACAAGAAGGCCGCAGGCGCAGCACTTGACGCTGTTTGCGCGCTGATCACTCGCGAAGTATCCGGCGGTGGCGCTGTGACTCTGCCCGGTGTTGGCAAGATCTACTGCCGCGAGCGCCCCGAGCGTGAAGTGCGCAACCCGGCCACCGGTGAGAAGTTCACCAAAGAGGCCGACAAGGTGGTCAAGATGACCATCGCCAAAGCGCTGAAAGACAGCGTGAACGGCTAA
- a CDS encoding DMT family transporter has protein sequence MDLRALAMGLAFAFMWSSAFTSARIIVADASPLYSLAFRFLISGLIGVAVARYMGQSWRLTRGQLKATIIFGICQNALYLGLNFVAMETIEASLAAIIASTMPMLVAIALWLVYGERLPALGVVGLLAGVLGVALIMGTRISAGVDLFGVLLCGIGVLALTLATLALRGATSGGNYMMVVGLQMLVGSAVLFVAAPMVETFRLTPSWPLALAFVYTTLVPGLTATFIWVLLLNRIGAVRAATFHFLNPVFGVAVASALLGEQLGLLDIIGVGIVTFGILAVQLARQSAQRTPKP, from the coding sequence ATGGATCTGCGCGCTTTGGCGATGGGGCTGGCCTTTGCCTTCATGTGGTCGTCTGCCTTCACATCGGCGCGGATCATCGTGGCCGATGCTTCTCCGCTGTATTCGCTGGCGTTCCGATTTCTGATTTCCGGTCTGATCGGCGTCGCGGTTGCCCGCTACATGGGACAAAGCTGGCGTCTGACGCGCGGCCAGCTGAAGGCAACAATCATCTTTGGCATCTGCCAGAACGCGCTTTATCTCGGCCTGAACTTCGTCGCGATGGAAACCATCGAGGCCTCGCTGGCGGCGATCATCGCCTCAACCATGCCGATGCTGGTCGCCATTGCGCTGTGGCTGGTTTACGGCGAACGGCTGCCTGCGCTGGGAGTTGTGGGACTGCTGGCAGGGGTGCTGGGCGTCGCCTTGATCATGGGCACCCGTATCAGCGCCGGGGTTGATCTGTTTGGTGTTCTGCTCTGCGGGATCGGTGTGCTGGCCCTGACACTGGCGACGCTGGCCCTGCGCGGTGCGACCTCCGGCGGCAACTACATGATGGTGGTGGGGCTGCAAATGCTGGTCGGTTCGGCCGTTCTGTTTGTGGCAGCCCCGATGGTGGAGACCTTCCGCCTGACCCCCAGCTGGCCGCTGGCGCTGGCCTTTGTCTACACCACGCTTGTTCCCGGTCTGACCGCCACTTTCATCTGGGTGCTGCTGTTGAACCGGATTGGCGCAGTGCGCGCCGCGACGTTCCATTTTCTCAACCCGGTCTTCGGCGTCGCGGTGGCCAGTGCCCTGCTGGGAGAGCAATTGGGGCTCTTGGATATCATCGGCGTCGGGATCGTCACCTTTGGCATTCTGGCGGTGCAATTGGCGCGGCAGTCCGCGCAGCGCACACCAAAGCCATGA
- the msrB gene encoding peptide-methionine (R)-S-oxide reductase MsrB — MRSYSKDPDAIAALSEEEFYVTQNAGTERPGTGKLLGNKEPGIYVDIVSGEPLFASADKYESGCGWPSFTKPIEPAHVQELEDRTLGMIRTEVRSTHGDSHLGHVFPDGPADRGGLRYCINSASLRFVHLDDMRAEGYGDYIDQVEDRR; from the coding sequence ATGCGCAGCTATTCCAAAGACCCGGACGCCATTGCGGCCCTCTCGGAAGAAGAATTCTACGTCACCCAAAACGCCGGTACGGAACGCCCCGGCACCGGCAAGCTGCTCGGCAACAAGGAACCCGGTATCTATGTCGATATCGTTTCTGGCGAGCCGCTGTTTGCCTCTGCCGACAAATATGAATCCGGCTGCGGCTGGCCGAGTTTCACCAAGCCCATTGAGCCTGCTCATGTGCAGGAGCTGGAGGACCGGACCCTTGGCATGATCCGCACCGAGGTCCGCTCGACCCATGGGGACAGCCATTTGGGGCATGTGTTCCCGGACGGTCCGGCAGACCGTGGCGGCCTGCGTTACTGCATCAATTCAGCCTCCCTGCGGTTCGTGCATCTGGACGACATGCGGGCAGAAGGCTACGGCGATTACATAGATCAAGTGGAGGATAGAAGATGA
- the msrA gene encoding peptide-methionine (S)-S-oxide reductase MsrA, which produces MSSTTERAVLAGGCFWGMQDLIRKRPGIVSTRVGYSGGDVPNATYRNHGTHAEAIEIMFDPSQTSYRALLEFFFQIHDPTTVNQQGNDLGMSYRSAIYYVDAHQKAIAEDTIADVDASGLWPGKVVTEVEPVGDFWEAEPEHQDYLERQPNGYTCHFARPDWVLPKRSETAAE; this is translated from the coding sequence ATGAGCAGCACCACAGAACGTGCCGTCCTGGCCGGTGGATGTTTCTGGGGCATGCAGGACCTGATCCGCAAGCGCCCGGGCATCGTCAGCACCCGCGTCGGGTACTCCGGTGGCGATGTGCCCAATGCGACCTACAGGAACCACGGCACCCATGCTGAGGCGATCGAGATCATGTTCGATCCCAGCCAAACCAGTTATCGCGCACTGCTGGAGTTCTTCTTTCAGATTCATGACCCAACCACCGTCAATCAGCAGGGCAACGATCTGGGGATGAGCTATCGCTCTGCGATCTATTATGTTGATGCCCACCAGAAGGCGATTGCCGAAGACACCATCGCTGATGTCGATGCCTCGGGGCTGTGGCCCGGCAAGGTGGTCACAGAGGTCGAGCCGGTAGGTGATTTCTGGGAAGCGGAGCCTGAGCATCAGGACTATCTGGAGCGGCAGCCCAACGGCTATACCTGCCATTTTGCCCGTCCCGATTGGGTGCTCCCCAAGCGCAGCGAGACTGCTGCCGAGTAA
- a CDS encoding hydantoinase/oxoprolinase family protein — protein MALLLGVDTGGTYTDAVLIRDDRDVLAKAKALTTRQDLAIGVGEAVAAVLAEAAVEPGEIALAALSTTLATNALVEGQGGRVALIYIGFGEADLDRHGLREALKGDPALVLAGGHSHSGSEAAPLDTAALRGFLQREAASVSGFAIAGQFATRNPAHELEVARIITEETGVPVTCSHQLSARLNGPKRALTAVLNARLIGMIDRLIGRAETRLADLGITAQMMVVRGDGALMSSAQARARPIETILSGPAASLVGARWLTGVDSALVSDIGGTTTDVALIENGKPKIDPAGAQVGGFRTMVEAVAMRTSGLGGDSQVHPVAAGLSGGVSLGPRRVLPVSLVATMAPDVVHAALDTQLRAATVGEYDGRFVRAIPGQHSLGLSDREARVLDRIGDQTHPIGAVLQSRIEQGALMRLVDRGLVQVAGVTPSDASHALGRLSSWDSAAAEKALTLFARRRVGSGDRLAPDAETLAQMIVDQMTEQTSLTLLETAFAEESNPFGPPPDQLARHVLMQRGLTGHRGLVAIKAGLNVDVVGLGASAPSYYPAVGARLHCRMILPDHAGVANAIGAVVGRITMRRSGTVTAPEEGRYRVHLEHGPQDFAASEEALICLETELRAEARAAAEAAGAQDISIQVDRDIRVAEVEARQVFVEAFLTVEANGRPRIAQG, from the coding sequence ATGGCGCTTTTGCTTGGGGTCGATACAGGCGGCACCTATACGGATGCGGTTCTGATCCGCGATGATCGCGATGTGCTGGCCAAGGCCAAGGCGCTGACCACCCGGCAGGATCTGGCCATCGGCGTGGGGGAGGCGGTTGCCGCAGTGCTGGCAGAGGCTGCGGTGGAACCGGGAGAGATTGCGCTGGCAGCGCTGTCCACAACGCTGGCGACCAATGCGCTGGTGGAGGGGCAGGGAGGGCGCGTCGCGCTGATCTATATCGGCTTTGGTGAGGCGGATCTGGATCGACACGGGCTGCGTGAGGCGCTGAAGGGTGACCCGGCGCTGGTTCTGGCTGGGGGACACAGCCATTCCGGCAGTGAGGCTGCGCCACTGGACACAGCGGCGCTCCGCGGGTTTCTGCAACGGGAGGCGGCCTCGGTCAGCGGGTTTGCCATTGCCGGTCAGTTTGCGACCCGAAACCCCGCCCATGAGCTGGAGGTGGCCCGCATAATTACTGAGGAAACCGGCGTTCCCGTCACCTGCTCACATCAACTGTCCGCGCGGCTGAATGGGCCGAAACGCGCATTGACGGCGGTTCTGAATGCGCGGCTGATCGGGATGATTGACCGGTTGATCGGGCGCGCTGAGACGCGTCTGGCTGACCTTGGGATCACAGCGCAGATGATGGTGGTGCGCGGCGATGGCGCGCTGATGTCCTCAGCGCAGGCACGGGCGCGCCCGATTGAGACAATCCTCAGCGGCCCGGCGGCGTCTTTGGTGGGGGCGCGCTGGTTAACTGGCGTCGACAGTGCCTTGGTCAGTGATATTGGCGGCACCACCACCGACGTGGCGCTGATCGAAAACGGGAAGCCCAAGATCGACCCGGCAGGCGCGCAGGTGGGCGGGTTTCGCACCATGGTGGAGGCGGTCGCGATGCGCACCAGCGGTCTGGGTGGCGACAGTCAGGTGCATCCGGTTGCCGCCGGGCTGAGCGGCGGCGTCAGCCTTGGGCCGCGCCGGGTGCTGCCGGTCTCCCTGGTCGCGACGATGGCACCGGATGTGGTGCATGCCGCGCTGGATACGCAGTTGCGCGCCGCCACTGTCGGTGAATACGACGGTCGCTTTGTGCGCGCCATTCCCGGCCAGCACTCTCTTGGTCTCAGCGACAGGGAAGCCCGGGTGTTGGACCGGATCGGAGACCAGACACATCCCATTGGTGCTGTGCTACAGAGCCGCATCGAGCAGGGCGCATTGATGCGGTTGGTGGACCGGGGGTTGGTGCAGGTGGCCGGGGTCACGCCGTCGGATGCCAGCCATGCGCTTGGGCGGCTGTCCAGTTGGGACAGTGCGGCAGCTGAGAAGGCGCTGACGCTGTTTGCCCGCCGCCGGGTTGGGTCCGGGGATCGTCTGGCCCCGGATGCGGAGACCTTGGCGCAGATGATCGTTGATCAGATGACGGAACAGACCTCTTTGACCTTGTTAGAGACTGCATTTGCGGAAGAGAGTAACCCCTTTGGACCGCCGCCGGATCAGCTTGCGCGCCATGTTCTGATGCAGCGTGGGCTGACCGGACATCGAGGGCTTGTCGCCATCAAGGCAGGACTGAATGTGGATGTCGTGGGCCTTGGCGCCTCCGCGCCCAGCTACTACCCCGCTGTTGGGGCTCGCCTTCACTGTCGGATGATCCTGCCGGATCATGCCGGTGTCGCCAATGCCATCGGGGCAGTGGTGGGCCGCATCACCATGCGGCGCAGCGGCACCGTGACCGCGCCGGAGGAAGGCCGATACCGGGTGCATCTGGAGCACGGCCCGCAGGATTTCGCCGCCTCGGAGGAGGCCCTGATCTGTCTGGAAACCGAATTGCGCGCGGAGGCCCGCGCCGCGGCGGAGGCTGCGGGTGCGCAGGATATCTCCATCCAGGTGGACCGTGATATTCGCGTTGCCGAGGTGGAGGCACGGCAGGTGTTTGTCGAGGCGTTCCTGACGGTGGAGGCCAACGGTCGCCCGCGTATAGCCCAGGGTTAA
- the queG gene encoding tRNA epoxyqueuosine(34) reductase QueG, translating into MIETADIKDRLIAQALAEGFVACRICRPSDVPEVPERLQAFLDAGYHGQMGWMEERSHWRGDPAQLWPEARSVIMLAESYTPDVDPMDIVGQADRAAISVYARNKDYHDLVKKRLKRLARWLIAEAARTGDPAEVKVFVDTAPVPEKPLGQAAGLGWQGKHTNLVSRDWGNWAFIGSVFTTLDLPADTAEPDHCGSCRSCLTACPTDAFPAPYQLDARRCISYLTIEHKGPIDEELRGKLGNRIYGCDDCLAACPWNKFAVAASDIRYEARPEFNAPKLAELAALDDPGFRALFSGSPIKRIGRDRFVRNVLYAIGNSGLLKLRPTAETLTEDPDPTVADAARWAVQRLT; encoded by the coding sequence ATGATAGAGACAGCCGACATAAAAGACCGCTTGATCGCGCAGGCGCTGGCGGAGGGGTTTGTAGCGTGCCGGATCTGCCGCCCGTCGGACGTGCCGGAGGTGCCAGAGCGGCTGCAGGCGTTTCTGGACGCGGGGTATCATGGCCAGATGGGCTGGATGGAGGAACGCAGCCATTGGCGTGGCGACCCAGCCCAGCTTTGGCCTGAGGCACGTTCTGTGATCATGCTTGCCGAAAGCTATACACCTGACGTCGATCCGATGGACATTGTCGGACAAGCAGATCGGGCAGCGATTTCGGTCTATGCGCGCAACAAGGACTACCACGATCTGGTGAAAAAGCGCCTGAAGCGTCTGGCCCGTTGGCTGATTGCGGAGGCCGCGCGTACCGGTGATCCTGCCGAGGTCAAGGTTTTTGTCGACACCGCGCCGGTGCCTGAGAAACCGCTGGGGCAGGCGGCGGGTCTTGGCTGGCAGGGAAAACACACCAATCTGGTAAGCCGGGACTGGGGAAATTGGGCCTTCATAGGCTCTGTTTTCACGACGCTCGACCTTCCCGCCGATACTGCTGAACCTGATCACTGCGGCTCGTGCCGGTCCTGCCTGACTGCCTGTCCGACCGATGCCTTCCCGGCGCCCTATCAGCTGGATGCGCGGCGTTGCATTTCCTATCTGACGATTGAGCATAAGGGGCCCATCGATGAGGAGCTGCGCGGCAAACTGGGCAACCGGATCTATGGCTGTGACGATTGTCTTGCGGCCTGCCCTTGGAACAAATTTGCCGTGGCCGCCAGTGACATCCGCTATGAGGCGCGCCCGGAATTCAACGCGCCCAAGCTGGCGGAACTGGCCGCTCTCGATGATCCGGGCTTCCGCGCGCTGTTTTCCGGCTCTCCGATCAAGCGGATCGGCCGGGACCGGTTTGTGCGCAACGTGCTTTATGCAATCGGGAATTCCGGTCTGCTCAAACTGCGCCCGACAGCAGAAACCCTGACCGAAGATCCTGATCCCACCGTGGCGGATGCCGCCCGTTGGGCCGTTCAGCGACTGACGTGA